In a genomic window of Salegentibacter salegens:
- a CDS encoding RagB/SusD family nutrient uptake outer membrane protein: MLKTLKPFLILFISAGFFWSCEDDLDLQPEDNRLTAETTFEDPASYKQFLAKLYAGLAVSGQEGPAGDPDLIGLDEGFSQYLRLYWSMQELTTDEAVIGWNDGTIQDLHAQNWTAGNEFIRTMYSRIMYQVALTNEFLRQSTPELLESRGIAAEERENIAMFRAEARFLRALHYYHALDLFGNVPFVTEEDPVGAFLPQQIQRPALYDFVESELLAIESEIVSANSNEYGRADQAAVWMLLSKLYLNAEVYTGEGQYAEALDYSERVINANYSLADNYQNLFLADNNTNGAQSEVIFPITFDGQQTQSYGGMAFIIHAAVGGDMDPEAFGVSSGWAGLRTTSALVDKFPNGADSEDNRALFFTEGQTKEIDEISSFNDGFAITKFKNVTVDGEQGSDDTGEFPDTDFPMFRLADAYLMYAEAHLRGGGGSQSAALGYVNELRERVGAGQIGGSDLNLDFILDERSRELYWEAHRRTDLIRFNQFTENGVWPWKGDVPQGATTQSYRDLMPIPASDLGVNTNLEQNPGY, encoded by the coding sequence ATGTTAAAAACACTAAAACCATTCTTAATCTTATTTATAAGTGCCGGTTTCTTCTGGTCTTGTGAAGACGATTTAGATTTGCAGCCTGAAGATAACAGGCTCACGGCCGAAACTACTTTTGAAGATCCAGCATCTTACAAACAGTTTTTGGCTAAACTTTATGCCGGTCTTGCGGTTAGTGGCCAGGAAGGTCCAGCCGGAGATCCAGACCTTATAGGTCTTGACGAAGGTTTCTCCCAGTATTTAAGATTATACTGGTCTATGCAGGAACTTACTACAGATGAAGCTGTAATTGGATGGAACGATGGTACAATTCAAGATTTGCACGCCCAAAACTGGACTGCAGGAAACGAGTTTATCAGAACTATGTACTCAAGGATTATGTACCAGGTGGCTCTTACTAATGAATTTCTAAGACAGAGCACCCCAGAACTTTTAGAATCTAGAGGCATTGCCGCTGAAGAAAGAGAGAATATAGCAATGTTCCGTGCAGAGGCTAGATTTCTAAGAGCACTACACTATTATCACGCTTTAGATCTATTTGGTAATGTGCCATTTGTAACAGAAGAAGATCCTGTTGGAGCTTTTCTTCCGCAGCAAATTCAAAGACCAGCACTATACGATTTTGTAGAAAGTGAACTTTTGGCTATAGAAAGTGAAATTGTAAGCGCAAATTCTAATGAATACGGTCGTGCCGATCAGGCTGCAGTTTGGATGCTTCTTTCTAAACTTTATTTAAATGCTGAAGTTTATACCGGTGAAGGCCAGTATGCTGAAGCATTAGATTATTCTGAAAGAGTAATTAACGCGAACTACAGTTTAGCAGATAATTATCAGAATTTATTCTTGGCAGATAACAATACTAACGGAGCACAATCTGAAGTTATCTTCCCTATCACTTTTGATGGGCAGCAAACTCAGTCTTACGGCGGAATGGCATTTATTATTCACGCTGCTGTAGGTGGCGATATGGATCCTGAAGCTTTTGGGGTAAGTAGTGGCTGGGCCGGTCTTAGAACTACTTCTGCGCTAGTAGATAAATTTCCTAATGGAGCAGATTCTGAAGACAACAGAGCCTTATTCTTTACTGAAGGACAAACAAAAGAGATAGACGAAATTTCTAGTTTTAACGACGGTTTTGCGATTACTAAATTCAAAAATGTTACCGTAGATGGTGAACAGGGATCTGATGATACCGGAGAATTTCCAGATACCGATTTCCCAATGTTTAGACTTGCAGATGCTTACTTAATGTATGCTGAAGCACACCTAAGAGGTGGCGGCGGTAGCCAATCGGCTGCGCTAGGTTACGTTAATGAATTAAGAGAACGCGTTGGTGCTGGTCAAATTGGAGGATCAGATTTAAACTTAGATTTTATATTAGATGAGCGCTCCCGCGAATTATACTGGGAAGCTCATAGAAGAACAGATCTTATAAGGTTTAACCAGTTTACTGAAAACGGAGTTTGGCCCTGGAAAGGAGATGTTCCGCAGGGAGCAACTACACAGAGTTATAGAGATCTAATGCCTATACCGGCTTCAGATTTAGGAGTGAACACCAACTTAGAACAAAATCCAGGATATTAA
- a CDS encoding SusC/RagA family TonB-linked outer membrane protein — MKTLFKSTLMLLLMLPMSFFAQETVSGVVSESATGLPIPGANVIVKGTTNGAVTDFDGNYTIQNVSEDDILVFSFLGFASQEIPFEGQETLDVQLDEDQATLEEVVLIGYGSTSEQDATGSVEKISSESFNQGAVVSPEQLIAGKSAGVRITPGSGEPGGGSEIRIRGGSSLSGNNSPLIVVDGVPLDQRGVQGVRNQLNSINPNEIEDFIILKDAAATSIYGSRASNGVILITTKTGKKDSPFALSYDLKVSAGRIIDKVDVLDADQFRTLINETPGTDPSLLGDANTDWQDQIYQTAVGAIHNFTATQGFENFSYRVNYNHTSQTGVLKTDVYERNALNIALNQDLFDNHLKLSLTSKGIVDENRFADQGAIGAAVGFDPTKPVYEEGSYFDGYFEHSLSPQQQQIQATRNPLALLEQLDGRGVTKRNITNLNAEYKFHFLPELKFNVNAGFDYSENDGYNRRPLTSAANNQDIPYFEDYGGFNRNTLLDFYFNYKNDIDFLDTEIDLTAGHSYQEFFITSKTTETVSNNILESPRDTDRNALESYFGRASFDIADKYLISGSVRRDGSSRFGEDNKWSIFPALSVGWKLHNENFLADSNVLNQLKLRAGYGVTGNQEIGPNYGYFGTYNPSVGGARYQFGNQFYNTLRPEAYDSDLKWEELQTYNVGIDYGFFNNRISGTVEAYYRETEDLLATVPVPAGANLTDLLVTNVGSTVSKGLEFGINGAIIQQEDFNWDVNYNLTFQDLEITNLTLGDNPNFQIPQGEISGGVGNNIQLWKEGYDPTTFNVFRQVYNEDGQPIEGAYVDVNGDNEITEEDRVAYKKATPDYFMGLTNTMRYKNLDFSFTFRGNFGNYMYNNTQSSNGFVGAGTVTPQPYYSNFNSYVLESNFNNNQFFSDYYIQKADFVKLDNISVGYLFPGEELDIRTSLTATNVWTITDYEGLDPEIANGIDNNFYPRSTTIVLGLNLSF, encoded by the coding sequence ATGAAAACACTATTTAAAAGCACGTTGATGTTGCTCTTAATGCTGCCAATGAGCTTTTTTGCGCAGGAGACTGTGAGCGGGGTTGTTAGCGAGAGCGCAACCGGCCTTCCAATTCCCGGTGCAAACGTTATTGTGAAAGGAACAACTAATGGTGCAGTCACAGATTTTGATGGTAATTATACCATTCAAAACGTTAGTGAAGACGATATTCTTGTCTTTTCTTTTCTGGGTTTTGCCAGTCAGGAAATTCCTTTTGAAGGGCAGGAAACTTTAGATGTTCAGTTAGACGAAGATCAGGCTACTTTAGAAGAGGTAGTTTTAATTGGTTATGGTAGTACTTCAGAGCAGGATGCAACAGGATCTGTAGAAAAGATTTCTTCGGAAAGTTTTAACCAGGGAGCTGTTGTTTCGCCAGAACAGTTAATTGCAGGTAAATCGGCCGGAGTTAGAATTACTCCCGGAAGCGGAGAACCCGGTGGCGGCTCTGAAATTAGAATTCGTGGTGGTTCTTCCCTATCAGGTAACAACTCTCCACTAATTGTTGTAGACGGTGTGCCCTTAGACCAACGTGGAGTTCAAGGGGTTAGAAACCAATTAAACTCTATTAACCCAAACGAAATTGAGGATTTTATAATACTAAAAGATGCTGCTGCAACTTCGATTTATGGTTCCAGGGCTTCTAACGGTGTGATTTTAATTACTACCAAAACTGGTAAAAAAGATTCTCCGTTTGCTTTAAGTTACGATCTTAAAGTATCAGCCGGGAGAATTATAGATAAAGTAGATGTATTGGATGCCGATCAATTTCGTACCTTAATAAACGAAACTCCGGGAACAGACCCTTCTTTATTAGGAGATGCTAACACCGACTGGCAGGATCAAATTTACCAAACTGCTGTAGGAGCAATTCATAACTTTACGGCAACTCAAGGTTTCGAGAATTTCTCTTACCGTGTAAATTACAACCATACTTCACAAACAGGGGTTTTAAAAACCGATGTTTATGAAAGAAATGCACTTAATATTGCACTTAACCAGGATTTGTTTGATAATCACCTAAAATTATCTTTAACTTCTAAAGGAATTGTAGATGAAAACCGTTTTGCAGATCAGGGTGCTATTGGCGCAGCTGTAGGTTTTGATCCTACAAAACCGGTTTATGAGGAAGGAAGCTACTTTGATGGCTATTTTGAACACAGCCTTTCCCCTCAACAACAGCAAATTCAGGCCACACGAAACCCTTTAGCACTTTTAGAGCAATTAGACGGGCGTGGGGTTACCAAAAGAAACATTACTAACCTGAATGCAGAATATAAATTTCATTTTCTTCCGGAATTGAAATTTAATGTAAATGCCGGTTTTGATTATTCAGAAAACGACGGTTACAATAGAAGACCATTAACTTCTGCTGCGAACAACCAGGATATTCCTTATTTTGAGGATTATGGTGGTTTCAACAGAAATACCCTACTCGATTTCTATTTCAATTATAAAAATGATATAGATTTTCTGGATACTGAAATTGATTTAACTGCAGGACACTCTTACCAGGAATTTTTTATCACCAGTAAAACAACTGAGACAGTTTCTAATAATATTCTTGAGTCCCCACGAGATACCGATCGTAATGCACTAGAATCTTATTTTGGTCGTGCCAGTTTTGATATTGCCGATAAATACCTGATTTCAGGTAGTGTACGTAGAGATGGTTCTTCAAGATTTGGAGAAGACAATAAATGGAGTATTTTCCCTGCATTATCTGTAGGTTGGAAATTACATAATGAAAACTTCCTTGCCGATTCTAATGTATTGAACCAATTAAAACTTCGTGCAGGATACGGGGTAACCGGTAACCAGGAAATTGGACCAAATTATGGCTACTTCGGAACTTATAATCCAAGTGTTGGTGGCGCGCGTTACCAGTTTGGTAATCAATTCTACAATACTCTACGTCCTGAAGCTTATGATTCTGACCTGAAATGGGAAGAATTACAAACATATAATGTTGGTATAGATTACGGTTTTTTTAATAACAGAATCTCTGGTACGGTAGAAGCTTATTACCGGGAAACAGAAGATCTTTTAGCAACGGTACCAGTACCGGCAGGAGCTAACCTTACTGACCTTTTAGTAACCAACGTAGGTAGCACGGTAAGTAAAGGACTTGAATTTGGAATTAATGGTGCTATTATTCAGCAGGAAGATTTTAACTGGGATGTAAATTACAATTTAACTTTTCAGGATTTAGAAATTACGAACCTAACCTTAGGTGACAATCCAAATTTTCAAATTCCGCAAGGAGAAATTAGCGGGGGTGTTGGTAACAACATTCAACTATGGAAAGAAGGTTACGATCCTACAACCTTCAACGTTTTCCGCCAGGTTTACAATGAAGATGGGCAACCCATAGAAGGTGCTTATGTAGATGTGAACGGGGATAATGAAATTACAGAAGAAGATAGGGTTGCTTATAAAAAAGCTACGCCAGATTACTTTATGGGATTAACTAATACTATGAGGTATAAAAACCTTGATTTCAGCTTTACCTTTAGAGGTAACTTCGGAAATTACATGTATAACAATACCCAGTCTAGTAATGGGTTTGTTGGTGCCGGTACAGTTACCCCACAGCCTTACTATTCTAACTTTAACAGCTATGTTTTAGAAAGTAATTTCAATAATAACCAGTTCTTCTCAGACTATTATATTCAGAAGGCTGATTTTGTGAAATTAGATAACATTTCTGTGGGATATTTATTCCCGGGAGAAGAGCTTGATATTAGAACTTCACTAACCGCAACCAATGTATGGACTATAACCGATTATGAAGGTTTAGATCCAGAAATTGCAAACGGTATAGACAACAATTTTTATCCAAGATCTACAACAATTGTACTTGGTTTAAATCTTTCATTTTAA
- a CDS encoding LacI family DNA-binding transcriptional regulator, whose translation MKPKLTLKQIARELDVSISTVSKALRDSSEIGEETRKKIKAFAKLYNYRPNNIALSLKNRKTKTIGIIIPEIVHYFFTTVISGVEQVANEMGYNVIVCLSNNSFDKEVLNLEMLANGSTDGFILSMAKETMQKEDYHHLTEVTNQGMPVVLFDRVVDEIHCDKVIIDDVIGAKKAVQYLLDKGAKKIGLVSTVDYVSVGKLRTRGYLEVLRDNNVEIDENLILKIEDMDNSEAEIKDFINKNEVDAVFAVNEHFAIHAIKAIQEKGLKVPEDVSVIGFTDGELSKRFIPSLTTVSQHGERMGAEAARLLIDKLERKPEEEESYRTVIVETSLIERNSTKS comes from the coding sequence ATGAAACCAAAGTTGACTTTAAAACAGATTGCAAGAGAGTTGGACGTGTCAATTTCTACTGTTTCAAAAGCCCTAAGAGACAGTTCTGAAATTGGGGAAGAAACCCGTAAGAAAATCAAGGCTTTTGCCAAATTATATAACTACAGGCCAAATAATATTGCCCTCAGTCTTAAAAATCGAAAAACAAAAACTATTGGGATTATTATTCCAGAGATTGTACATTATTTCTTTACTACCGTGATTAGTGGTGTAGAGCAGGTTGCTAACGAAATGGGATATAATGTAATTGTTTGTCTTTCTAACAATTCTTTTGATAAAGAAGTGCTAAACCTGGAAATGCTGGCCAATGGCAGTACCGATGGTTTTATTCTCTCTATGGCAAAAGAAACTATGCAAAAAGAGGATTATCACCACCTTACCGAAGTAACTAACCAGGGAATGCCAGTGGTTTTATTTGATAGAGTCGTAGACGAAATTCATTGCGATAAAGTAATTATTGACGATGTAATTGGCGCAAAAAAGGCAGTACAGTATTTATTAGATAAAGGAGCAAAGAAAATCGGACTAGTTTCTACGGTAGATTATGTGAGTGTAGGTAAATTAAGGACTCGTGGTTATCTTGAAGTTTTAAGAGATAATAATGTAGAAATTGATGAAAATCTTATCCTTAAAATAGAAGATATGGATAATAGTGAAGCCGAAATAAAGGATTTCATTAATAAAAATGAAGTAGACGCGGTATTTGCTGTAAATGAACACTTCGCTATTCACGCTATAAAAGCTATACAGGAAAAAGGTTTAAAAGTTCCAGAAGATGTCTCTGTAATTGGTTTTACCGATGGAGAACTTTCAAAGAGGTTTATTCCAAGTCTTACTACGGTAAGTCAGCACGGCGAGCGAATGGGAGCTGAAGCTGCAAGGCTTTTAATAGATAAACTGGAAAGAAAACCAGAGGAAGAAGAATCTTACAGAACAGTGATCGTAGAAACCAGTTTAATAGAAAGAAATTCTACCAAATCGTAA